In the Pedosphaera parvula Ellin514 genome, one interval contains:
- a CDS encoding serine/threonine-protein kinase produces MFSCPGCNAKVFIPGDLPPLATSPCPKCGYHIMMPWQLKQFELRAFIAAGGNGVVYRAFDTALQREVALKLMKPEVAKDPNASEAFFREARACASLNHTNIIHIYTFDEAEGQKYLVMEIADEGSLDGRIELYKRLPELDILDVGIKVGSALNLALKHNLLHRDIKPGNILFNADNEPKLVDFGLARKAEGEFDPQEELHGTPYYVAPEKIKREPESFLSDMYSLGATLYHGVTGHVPFEAPTAEDVVMAHVNTPLTPPNHVVPEISQASSDAIMRAMAKNPADRFQSYDEFIMNLEASRSHLLRQQFTENAIAAKSSKGGWWRR; encoded by the coding sequence ATGTTTTCGTGCCCGGGCTGCAATGCCAAGGTGTTTATACCAGGAGATTTGCCTCCATTGGCGACCTCCCCGTGTCCCAAATGCGGTTACCACATCATGATGCCCTGGCAATTGAAACAGTTCGAACTCCGCGCATTTATTGCTGCGGGCGGGAATGGGGTTGTTTATAGGGCATTTGATACGGCATTGCAGCGCGAGGTGGCGTTGAAATTAATGAAACCGGAGGTGGCCAAAGATCCTAATGCATCGGAAGCTTTTTTCCGTGAGGCTCGTGCTTGTGCCTCCCTCAACCACACCAATATCATTCATATTTACACCTTCGACGAAGCCGAGGGGCAGAAGTACCTCGTTATGGAAATTGCGGATGAGGGAAGTCTGGATGGCCGTATTGAACTCTACAAACGTCTGCCCGAACTTGATATTTTGGATGTTGGAATCAAAGTGGGATCGGCTTTGAATTTGGCGCTGAAACATAATCTTTTGCACCGAGACATTAAGCCGGGAAATATCCTCTTCAATGCAGACAATGAACCGAAGTTGGTTGATTTTGGCCTGGCCAGGAAGGCGGAAGGGGAGTTTGATCCCCAGGAGGAGCTGCACGGCACTCCGTATTATGTAGCTCCCGAAAAGATTAAGCGGGAGCCTGAGAGCTTCCTTTCCGACATGTACAGCTTGGGCGCAACGCTTTATCACGGCGTGACCGGTCACGTGCCTTTTGAAGCACCTACCGCTGAAGATGTGGTTATGGCTCATGTAAATACTCCGCTTACTCCCCCCAACCACGTCGTTCCAGAGATTAGTCAGGCTTCCAGCGACGCAATCATGCGAGCGATGGCCAAAAATCCTGCAGATCGTTTTCAGAGTTACGACGAGTTTATCATGAATTTGGAAGCTTCGCGCAGCCACTTGCTGAGGCAGCAATTTACTGAGAACGCAATTGCCGCCAAATCTTCGAAAGGCGGATGGTGGCGCAGATAA
- a CDS encoding 3-deoxy-D-manno-octulosonic acid transferase, whose protein sequence is MRSLYNILFLIFFVLSSPYYFLRMSRRGNWQKGFAQRFGNYDVKLKQSITNRHIIWLHAVSVGEMNVCMQLIRALEPRLPNVKFVVSTTTTTAMSELQKKLPPHIGKIYYPVDRRKFVARALGTIRPDAIILVEAEIWPNFIWRARSMGIPLFLVNARLSDRSFPRYKKFKILFKQLFGAFTGVGAQNETDAGRLGEVGCRREAIHVVGNLKFDAAVLTGRRTLDVPAMLGQLGVPTDARILVAGSTHDGEELILAEIFLNLKKQFPDLFLILVPRHFERAKSAGNDLSKLAINFFYRSELAPDTQFEQGELDCLLVNTTGELRYFYEHATVVFVGKSLAARGGQNPIEPAALGKPVLFGPNMQNFTDVVKIFLADKSAIQVSDAAELETRIGELLSNPPRRQELGYRAQETVKEHQGATERTVEMILEGCAARDLYTVPKK, encoded by the coding sequence ATGCGTTCGTTGTATAATATTTTATTTCTGATCTTCTTCGTCCTCTCTTCCCCATATTATTTTTTACGGATGTCGCGCCGGGGTAATTGGCAAAAGGGATTTGCCCAGCGTTTCGGCAATTACGATGTAAAGCTCAAACAGTCCATCACTAATCGTCACATTATCTGGCTGCATGCTGTGAGCGTGGGCGAAATGAACGTCTGCATGCAGCTCATCCGGGCCTTGGAGCCTCGTTTGCCAAATGTGAAGTTTGTGGTCTCCACCACCACCACTACTGCCATGAGTGAGCTGCAGAAAAAACTTCCGCCGCATATCGGCAAAATTTATTACCCGGTTGATCGCCGCAAGTTCGTTGCTCGAGCACTGGGAACGATCCGTCCGGATGCCATCATTCTTGTAGAGGCCGAAATTTGGCCAAACTTCATCTGGCGCGCCCGTTCCATGGGTATCCCCTTGTTTTTAGTCAATGCCAGGCTTTCGGATCGCTCGTTTCCGCGTTATAAAAAATTTAAAATCCTTTTCAAACAGCTTTTTGGCGCGTTCACCGGCGTGGGAGCACAAAATGAAACTGACGCAGGAAGACTTGGTGAAGTGGGCTGCCGGCGTGAAGCAATTCACGTTGTCGGGAATTTGAAATTTGATGCTGCTGTTTTGACCGGCCGGCGCACGCTGGACGTACCAGCGATGCTTGGACAACTTGGCGTTCCAACCGATGCTCGGATACTGGTAGCTGGTAGCACCCATGATGGTGAGGAACTCATTTTGGCGGAAATATTTCTTAACCTTAAAAAGCAATTCCCTGATTTGTTTCTAATCCTCGTACCACGCCATTTCGAGCGGGCAAAGTCGGCTGGTAATGACCTCTCGAAGCTGGCAATTAATTTCTTTTATCGGAGCGAGCTGGCTCCTGATACACAATTTGAGCAGGGTGAGCTGGATTGCCTGCTGGTGAATACAACGGGCGAACTGCGGTATTTTTATGAACACGCCACCGTGGTGTTTGTAGGTAAAAGCCTGGCCGCCCGGGGTGGCCAAAATCCGATTGAACCAGCGGCGCTGGGCAAACCGGTTCTATTCGGCCCCAACATGCAAAACTTCACTGACGTTGTGAAAATCTTCCTCGCTGACAAAAGCGCCATCCAGGTAAGCGATGCCGCCGAACTGGAAACGCGGATAGGCGAATTGTTATCCAATCCTCCCCGAAGGCAGGAATTGGGTTACCGCGCTCAAGAGACAGTAAAGGAACATCAAGGAGCCACCGAACGAACGGTGGAAATGATTCTGGAAGGTTGTGCAGCTCGCGATCTTTACACCGTGCCGAAAAAGTAA
- a CDS encoding type IV pilus twitching motility protein PilT: protein MELFHKILKLAHDGAASDIHIKVGTPVVFRINRSLVAIECPIPTEEWMNNVVKNIVPVHLHKKLEEERETDFSYLEPGSGRFRTNVFQQRGSFALAMRLVKANVPSFETLGLPDVIKKIAESPRGIVLLAGSTGSGKSTTLAAMIEHVNAVSKKHIVTLEDPIEYVFEDNQCVIEQREVGLDTRSFQGALKSALRQDPDIIMVGEMRDSVSFSAAMSAADTGHLVLSTLHTTTAGQSVGRILDFFQADEREQIRRQIAGTLQAVICQRMVPTLTGTMTPACEIMINTSTVKKMIEDNRIEKLHAAIETGQDDGMQNFNQALFALVKEGKISQHEALAKASNPQALEMNFKGIFLSEGKRILG, encoded by the coding sequence ATGGAACTTTTTCACAAAATTTTGAAGCTCGCTCATGATGGAGCGGCTTCTGATATTCATATCAAAGTTGGCACTCCGGTTGTATTCCGCATCAATCGCTCACTCGTTGCAATTGAGTGTCCTATTCCGACGGAAGAATGGATGAACAATGTCGTAAAGAATATTGTTCCCGTGCATCTGCATAAAAAATTGGAGGAAGAGAGGGAGACAGACTTTTCGTACCTGGAGCCTGGTTCCGGACGGTTTCGAACAAATGTTTTTCAGCAGCGCGGTTCCTTTGCGCTGGCCATGCGCCTCGTAAAGGCGAATGTGCCGAGCTTTGAAACCTTAGGTTTGCCCGATGTCATTAAAAAGATAGCTGAATCACCTCGCGGGATCGTACTGCTCGCTGGTTCCACCGGCAGCGGTAAATCAACAACATTGGCTGCCATGATTGAGCACGTCAATGCGGTGAGCAAAAAACACATCGTCACGCTCGAAGATCCGATTGAATATGTCTTCGAAGACAATCAATGTGTCATCGAACAGCGGGAAGTGGGTTTGGATACGAGGTCATTCCAAGGAGCGCTCAAGAGTGCCTTGCGTCAGGACCCGGATATCATCATGGTCGGCGAAATGCGCGATTCAGTAAGTTTCAGTGCGGCGATGAGTGCAGCCGATACCGGGCATTTGGTTCTTTCGACTCTACATACAACCACGGCTGGGCAATCCGTCGGCCGTATTCTGGATTTTTTCCAGGCTGACGAACGGGAACAGATCAGACGCCAGATTGCCGGCACGCTCCAAGCTGTTATTTGCCAACGCATGGTTCCAACGTTGACGGGTACCATGACGCCCGCCTGTGAGATCATGATCAATACCAGCACGGTCAAGAAAATGATCGAAGATAACCGAATCGAAAAACTGCATGCAGCAATCGAAACCGGTCAGGACGACGGCATGCAGAATTTCAATCAGGCCTTGTTCGCGTTGGTCAAGGAAGGCAAAATTTCGCAACACGAAGCACTCGCGAAAGCAAGCAACCCGCAGGCACTGGAGATGAACTTCAAGGGTATCTTCCTGAGCGAAGGCAAACGCATTCTGGGCTAA
- a CDS encoding beta-ketoacyl-ACP synthase III, with translation MSPSTQKKFKNPRAKYNFQGQTCSISGVGSYVPERIVTNHDLEKMVDTTDEWITTRTGIKARRVAAKDEFTSDLASKAALKAMKQAGIKPEEIDLIIVATITPDMPFPSTACLVQRKIGAYRAAAFDIEAACSGFIFALEIGQQFIMSRTYGTVLVIGAEKLSSIVDWTDRNTCVLFGDGAGAAILQNRPNAHGLLTACMGSDGQKADLLSMPGGGSRCPASAESVAAGLHFLRMDGKETFKNAVQAMQTAATESLRRCEIDITQIKCIIPHQANRRIIDAVCERLSANPEQVFINLDKYGNTSAASVAIALDEAVESKRIQRGDLILLVVFGAGLTWGAAVIEW, from the coding sequence ATGAGTCCATCCACTCAGAAAAAATTTAAAAATCCCCGCGCCAAATATAATTTCCAGGGACAAACATGTTCCATATCCGGGGTTGGCTCTTATGTGCCTGAAAGGATTGTAACCAACCATGATCTTGAAAAAATGGTGGATACGACGGATGAATGGATCACCACCAGAACTGGAATCAAGGCGCGGCGCGTTGCGGCCAAGGACGAATTTACTTCTGATCTGGCTTCAAAAGCCGCGCTGAAAGCGATGAAGCAGGCTGGCATAAAGCCCGAGGAGATCGACCTGATCATTGTAGCCACGATCACGCCGGATATGCCATTTCCCTCAACTGCCTGTCTGGTACAGCGAAAAATCGGCGCCTATCGGGCTGCCGCATTTGACATAGAAGCGGCCTGCTCCGGCTTCATTTTCGCGCTGGAGATTGGTCAGCAATTCATCATGTCACGTACCTACGGGACTGTTTTGGTGATTGGTGCTGAGAAGTTATCGTCCATTGTTGATTGGACCGATCGCAATACTTGCGTGCTTTTTGGTGATGGAGCTGGTGCCGCGATTTTGCAGAACCGCCCCAACGCCCATGGATTGTTGACGGCCTGCATGGGTTCCGACGGTCAAAAAGCTGATTTGCTTTCAATGCCTGGTGGTGGCAGTCGGTGTCCTGCGAGCGCCGAATCGGTTGCGGCAGGACTGCATTTCCTGCGAATGGATGGCAAGGAAACATTCAAGAATGCAGTTCAAGCGATGCAGACTGCGGCTACGGAATCACTACGCCGGTGTGAGATCGATATCACGCAGATCAAGTGCATTATTCCGCATCAGGCAAATCGTCGCATCATCGATGCGGTTTGCGAACGTCTGAGTGCCAATCCAGAACAGGTTTTCATTAACCTGGATAAATATGGAAATACTTCTGCCGCGTCAGTGGCCATTGCCCTGGATGAAGCCGTTGAATCCAAGCGCATTCAACGTGGAGACTTGATTTTGCTGGTGGTATTTGGAGCTGGACTGACCTGGGGTGCTGCCGTCATCGAGTGGTAG
- the plsX gene encoding phosphate acyltransferase PlsX, whose protein sequence is MRIAVDVMGGDHGCGVVIEGVKRALEADSKISALYLVGKQEDIHAAMQVSGLVDKRVHIVHSTEVMTMEDKPTVALRKKKDSSIAKAVDLVAEGKADAVISLGNTGGILTFATFKLRPLPGVERAGIATVIPAPDNEFVLLDSGANIECKPLHLAQYAVMGSVYSREILRYKNPRVGLLCNGTEEGKGNELTKEAYRLCKQLDLNFVGNVEGHDLFANKVDVVVCDGFVGNIVLKTCESLAVGIFAMLKRELVRNPKRQLGAYLAQNAFRVIKRRMDPEIYGGAPLLGLNGIVMKAHGSAKEKSIMNAIRITTETVQNRINKTIVEEIQRANERLAATKSEE, encoded by the coding sequence ATGCGAATTGCAGTGGATGTCATGGGTGGCGACCACGGTTGTGGAGTCGTCATCGAAGGCGTCAAACGAGCACTCGAGGCGGATAGCAAGATCAGCGCATTGTACCTTGTAGGCAAGCAGGAGGACATCCATGCTGCCATGCAGGTATCTGGCTTGGTCGATAAGCGTGTCCACATCGTTCATTCTACTGAAGTAATGACGATGGAGGACAAGCCGACCGTTGCCCTCCGCAAAAAGAAGGATTCTTCCATCGCCAAGGCAGTTGATTTGGTGGCGGAGGGAAAGGCTGACGCGGTTATCTCTCTGGGAAATACCGGCGGGATACTCACGTTTGCCACTTTTAAATTGCGACCTCTGCCGGGTGTGGAGCGTGCGGGTATCGCCACTGTGATTCCTGCGCCTGACAATGAGTTTGTATTGTTGGATTCCGGTGCGAACATCGAATGCAAGCCGCTTCATCTTGCCCAATACGCAGTTATGGGCAGCGTTTATTCCCGGGAGATTCTTCGCTATAAAAATCCCAGGGTTGGTTTGCTTTGCAATGGAACGGAAGAGGGGAAGGGAAACGAACTTACCAAGGAAGCCTACAGGCTTTGCAAGCAGCTGGATTTGAATTTTGTTGGGAACGTGGAAGGACATGACTTGTTTGCCAATAAGGTTGATGTGGTGGTTTGCGATGGATTTGTTGGCAATATTGTTCTGAAGACATGCGAGAGCCTCGCGGTGGGAATATTTGCCATGTTAAAACGCGAGTTGGTGCGAAACCCGAAACGGCAGCTTGGAGCTTACCTGGCTCAAAACGCGTTTCGTGTGATCAAGCGCCGGATGGACCCGGAGATTTACGGGGGCGCACCACTATTAGGCTTGAACGGCATTGTCATGAAGGCACATGGTTCCGCGAAAGAAAAGTCCATCATGAATGCAATTCGTATCACGACGGAAACTGTCCAAAATCGAATCAATAAAACCATTGTCGAGGAAATCCAACGCGCAAACGAGCGTTTGGCCGCGACCAAGTCGGAAGAATAA
- the rpmF gene encoding 50S ribosomal protein L32: MGVPKRKPSRSRQRQRRAYNSVLALPQLSTCPQCAAPAIPHRVCPACGFYKGRQVLTVTAGA, encoded by the coding sequence ATGGGTGTACCCAAGCGCAAACCATCAAGAAGCCGTCAACGTCAACGCCGTGCTTATAACAGTGTATTGGCCTTGCCTCAACTGAGCACATGTCCTCAATGTGCAGCTCCTGCCATTCCGCATCGGGTTTGTCCCGCCTGCGGTTTTTATAAGGGGCGTCAAGTCCTCACGGTTACGGCCGGGGCTTGA
- a CDS encoding YceD family protein, with product MALLINLRHLENQDLHVQGELSAGELDIDFQDELVRVVQPLKYDLEIQRLETSLLVQGSLDLALDCDCARCLKEFKYPLDLENWTCHVPLEGEESAPILNDCVDLTPYIREDILLEFPQHPLCKPECSGLPKKVTGKSKKTGGTGQTKEISSAWAELNKLKF from the coding sequence ATGGCTTTACTAATAAACTTAAGACATTTGGAAAATCAAGACTTGCATGTGCAAGGAGAGCTTTCCGCCGGTGAATTAGATATTGATTTCCAGGATGAACTGGTCCGAGTAGTTCAACCATTAAAATACGATTTGGAAATTCAGCGACTTGAAACCAGCCTTTTGGTTCAAGGAAGCCTGGATTTGGCATTGGATTGTGATTGCGCACGCTGCTTAAAAGAGTTTAAGTACCCGTTGGATTTGGAGAATTGGACGTGCCACGTGCCACTGGAAGGGGAGGAATCAGCTCCCATCCTAAATGATTGCGTGGACTTGACGCCCTATATCAGGGAAGATATTCTCCTAGAGTTTCCGCAACATCCGTTGTGTAAACCTGAGTGCAGTGGGCTGCCAAAGAAAGTAACTGGTAAATCGAAAAAAACTGGCGGCACCGGTCAGACTAAAGAGATTTCGTCTGCTTGGGCCGAATTAAATAAACTAAAATTTTAG
- the coaD gene encoding pantetheine-phosphate adenylyltransferase codes for MRTVIYPGSFDPLTNGHLDVIQRATKLFDRVIVAVAKNESKSPLFTLSERLDLVSQCVKHLPNVEADTFDGLLVDYAEKQSAQAIIRGLRAVSDFEFEFQLALMNRKLNERVETIFMMPKDTYTFLSSRIVKEIARLGGNISTFVPSPVQVALHSKGTVSPT; via the coding sequence ATGCGCACGGTGATCTATCCGGGTAGTTTTGATCCTCTAACCAATGGGCACCTGGACGTAATCCAAAGAGCCACCAAACTTTTCGATCGCGTCATCGTGGCGGTAGCAAAGAATGAGAGCAAAAGCCCTCTTTTTACCCTTTCTGAACGATTGGATTTGGTTTCGCAATGTGTGAAGCATCTCCCTAATGTAGAAGCAGATACCTTTGACGGATTGCTGGTTGATTATGCGGAGAAGCAATCAGCCCAGGCCATTATTCGAGGATTAAGAGCAGTATCAGACTTCGAGTTTGAATTTCAACTCGCTTTGATGAACCGTAAGCTGAACGAACGGGTAGAAACAATTTTCATGATGCCGAAAGATACTTACACTTTCCTGAGTTCGCGGATTGTTAAAGAGATTGCACGATTGGGCGGTAATATTAGTACTTTTGTGCCATCCCCCGTTCAGGTGGCCTTACATAGTAAGGGAACCGTATCTCCGACATAA
- a CDS encoding CHASE2 domain-containing protein → MNLKTPRKAPFLIAAGVIGLVCLVQVFRFDFFERLERMTYDLRVRRAANHSSLMTTNLGFVAISEETIRRINNGSLGFSYGLYWPRHIYGRVARELHSQGATASAFDVLFGELRHDHAPVPMANGQLVESDEYFAWQIHAAGNVILASEKGVVPPRLFRTNALWLGDITATKDSDGILRRARAFRTYRRWHRCFQAVEDDPDYGIDLSKARMEPGMIILPRSNGEVVKVPLNKEGKFDVADFLGAKIPAGMARFDNPFTEEQIWHMGIVLAAQQLKLDLEHAKIELEKGRIILSGDNGIERILPVDSDGYFYINWCLTGNDPQLTSEPMENLLRQDQLRQTGQTNGLRNLWKGKLVVIGSTAVGNDLMDRGATPLEEDTILACEHWNVANSVVSGQFVHRSSLFMNLVLICLMGLCAAYLTWKFRPHIASFWILVAFVAYGLFAFACYGMFHFWIPVVMPLAGGLLATYAVMLAYLVMFEQAERRRVRSVFSKVVSPNIVNELLKSEKLALSGARRSVTVLFSDIRGFTEITDLYSERAVEFIKQNNLSGEAAETIFDEQAREILSTVNLYLKVIADVVLKHQGTIDKFIGDCVMAFWGAPVINQKHALCGVRAAIEIQRAVDHLNHDRELENERRKTENYKLSAANQPLLPMLPILSVGTGINTGVVTVGLMGTNEQFNYTVFGRDVNLAQRLESVSGKGRIIISEATLAEIIQDDPNLALACMELPAVNVKGIRNAVPIFEVPWMTREGEAAETNYSNVEAGGAQTAYLAPTDKEGD, encoded by the coding sequence GTGAACCTGAAGACCCCAAGAAAGGCTCCTTTCCTGATTGCTGCCGGAGTCATTGGGTTGGTTTGCCTGGTGCAGGTTTTTCGCTTCGATTTTTTCGAGCGTTTGGAAAGGATGACTTACGACCTTCGAGTACGCCGGGCGGCTAACCATTCTTCGCTGATGACCACGAATCTTGGGTTCGTAGCCATCAGTGAGGAAACGATTCGACGGATAAATAACGGATCATTAGGTTTCAGTTATGGCCTCTATTGGCCGCGTCATATCTACGGGCGGGTAGCCCGGGAACTCCATTCCCAAGGTGCAACGGCAAGCGCTTTTGATGTGCTTTTTGGCGAACTGCGTCACGACCATGCTCCGGTGCCAATGGCGAACGGGCAGTTGGTTGAATCCGATGAGTATTTTGCATGGCAGATACATGCTGCAGGTAATGTTATTCTGGCGTCCGAGAAAGGAGTTGTCCCGCCTCGATTATTCAGAACCAATGCTCTTTGGTTGGGAGACATCACAGCCACGAAAGATTCCGATGGCATTTTGAGGCGCGCGAGAGCATTTCGGACCTATCGAAGATGGCACCGGTGCTTCCAGGCGGTTGAAGATGATCCCGATTATGGGATTGATCTTAGTAAGGCGAGGATGGAACCCGGAATGATAATTCTTCCGCGATCTAATGGCGAGGTGGTTAAAGTGCCATTAAATAAGGAGGGCAAGTTTGACGTGGCAGATTTTCTCGGGGCCAAAATCCCTGCCGGGATGGCGCGTTTTGATAATCCATTCACAGAAGAACAGATTTGGCATATGGGCATCGTTCTGGCAGCACAGCAGCTCAAGCTGGATCTGGAACACGCCAAAATTGAGTTGGAAAAAGGGCGGATTATTTTAAGCGGAGACAATGGAATTGAGAGGATACTGCCTGTGGATTCAGATGGGTATTTCTACATCAACTGGTGTCTTACCGGCAATGATCCCCAGTTGACGAGCGAGCCGATGGAAAATCTGCTGCGCCAGGATCAACTGCGCCAGACAGGTCAAACAAACGGCTTGAGAAATCTTTGGAAAGGCAAGCTGGTCGTCATCGGCTCCACAGCGGTGGGAAATGATTTGATGGATCGAGGAGCAACACCACTGGAAGAAGATACCATTCTGGCATGCGAGCATTGGAATGTGGCGAACTCAGTTGTTTCAGGCCAGTTCGTACATCGCAGTTCCCTCTTCATGAATCTGGTGCTGATCTGCCTTATGGGTTTATGCGCGGCGTATCTGACCTGGAAATTCCGTCCCCATATTGCTTCCTTTTGGATTTTAGTCGCCTTCGTAGCCTACGGCTTGTTCGCCTTTGCATGCTATGGGATGTTTCACTTTTGGATTCCCGTAGTAATGCCATTGGCAGGTGGGTTGCTCGCCACCTATGCGGTGATGCTGGCTTATCTGGTTATGTTTGAGCAGGCCGAGCGACGGCGCGTGCGCTCCGTTTTCAGCAAAGTCGTTTCACCTAACATCGTGAATGAATTGTTAAAAAGCGAAAAGCTTGCGTTGAGTGGAGCGCGCCGAAGCGTGACGGTGCTGTTCTCGGATATTCGTGGGTTTACGGAGATAACTGACCTGTACAGCGAGCGGGCGGTTGAGTTTATTAAACAAAATAACCTTTCGGGCGAGGCTGCGGAAACCATCTTCGATGAACAAGCTCGCGAGATCCTGTCCACCGTCAACCTCTATTTGAAGGTCATTGCCGATGTAGTGCTTAAACATCAAGGAACAATTGACAAGTTCATTGGCGATTGTGTGATGGCATTTTGGGGTGCACCCGTAATTAACCAAAAGCATGCTCTCTGCGGTGTAAGGGCTGCCATAGAGATTCAACGAGCCGTTGATCACCTGAATCATGATCGCGAATTGGAGAACGAACGCCGGAAAACTGAAAATTACAAATTGTCTGCAGCCAACCAACCGCTATTGCCGATGTTGCCCATTCTATCGGTTGGAACAGGCATTAACACTGGCGTAGTCACAGTCGGCTTGATGGGAACAAACGAACAATTTAACTACACCGTGTTTGGCCGGGACGTGAATCTTGCCCAAAGGTTGGAGAGCGTTTCCGGAAAGGGACGTATTATTATTAGTGAAGCCACCCTGGCCGAAATTATCCAGGACGATCCAAACCTTGCACTCGCCTGCATGGAACTGCCCGCGGTGAATGTTAAAGGGATTCGTAATGCAGTTCCCATTTTTGAAGTGCCTTGGATGACAAGGGAGGGAGAGGCAGCAGAGACGAATTACTCCAATGTAGAAGCAGGAGGAGCTCAAACTGCGTACCTCGCGCCTACTGATAAAGAGGGCGACTGA
- a CDS encoding FecR domain-containing protein, with the protein MKKIHGFAQNILAGAVALMVVAFATHATAQTPVIANPANQEMVAKVVNVKGKARVSTDGKTWQTVAKGDLVKPGSVIQTAGNNSLVDIVLGTKDSTGTVGEGGAQTISHRGSGGGADSVGQNVVRVYENSVLAIDKLTLEQIGADEVSDTQLDLRAGQIMGNVKKLSAASKYEIKIPNGVAGIRGTTYLIAASGVVNVLTGSVVVAVVDKDGSVVTRVVSAGFRYDPATDKIMPIPTKVIDNLTAEYKRLNYPPQTPPTTYPKDHTIVFVSPNQ; encoded by the coding sequence ATGAAAAAGATTCACGGATTTGCCCAAAATATTCTTGCTGGCGCGGTTGCTTTGATGGTGGTCGCTTTTGCCACGCACGCAACAGCACAAACCCCCGTCATTGCTAATCCTGCAAATCAGGAGATGGTGGCGAAGGTCGTAAATGTGAAGGGGAAGGCCCGGGTTTCAACAGACGGCAAGACTTGGCAGACGGTTGCCAAGGGCGACCTTGTCAAGCCAGGCAGCGTGATTCAGACCGCTGGAAATAATTCTCTCGTGGACATTGTTCTCGGCACAAAAGACTCGACTGGCACTGTCGGAGAAGGTGGGGCCCAGACCATTTCCCATCGTGGATCAGGTGGTGGTGCTGATTCCGTGGGTCAAAACGTGGTTCGAGTTTATGAAAATTCGGTTTTAGCCATTGACAAGCTTACTTTGGAACAAATCGGAGCCGATGAGGTCAGCGACACGCAGTTGGATTTGCGCGCGGGCCAGATCATGGGTAATGTGAAAAAGCTTTCTGCGGCTTCGAAGTACGAGATCAAGATTCCAAACGGTGTTGCTGGTATTCGTGGCACGACGTATCTCATTGCAGCATCTGGAGTGGTGAACGTGCTGACCGGATCTGTGGTGGTTGCGGTGGTGGACAAGGACGGATCGGTTGTAACCCGCGTGGTTTCGGCTGGATTCCGTTATGATCCTGCCACTGATAAAATCATGCCAATTCCCACCAAAGTGATCGACAATCTCACTGCTGAATATAAGCGTCTAAACTATCCGCCTCAGACTCCGCCAACGACTTATCCGAAGGATCATACCATCGTGTTCGTTTCCCCGAACCAGTAG